The Miltoncostaea marina DNA window GCGGGGCAACATCGGCACCCAGCGCGGGTTCTCGGTGACCGACAACCTCGTGGCCGACCCGCTCTTCGCCGACCGCGGCGCCAAGAACTTCGCCCTGCGGGCGGGCAGCCCGTGCGCGGGCAAGGGCCCCGGGGCGCCCCTCTCGGGCTCGCCGGCCCCGGCGCCGGCCGCCTCGGCGCCCGCCGCCCTGACCCCCCGCACGCGCGCCCTGCGCACGCTGCGCCTCGGCATGCGCTGGGTCTCCGACAGCGTCTTCGTCGTGACGGCGCGCCCGCGCAAGGCCGGCCGGCTGAAGGTCGTGGCGCGCCACGGCTCGACCGTCCTGGGCGCCTGCGAGCGCACGGTGCGGCGCGCCGGCGCCGCGGTGCGCTGCCGCTTCACCTCCGCCCGCGCCGGCGCCTCGACGAAGAAGGTCGTGGTCGCCGCGCGCCTCGCGCCCAAGCGGGGCAAGGGCGTGCGGGTGCGGATCGCCGCGCCGCTGCCGCGCAAGCGGGTGCTCATGGCCGAGGCCAGCGTGAAGGCCGGCCGCCTCGTGGTGGGCGTGCGCTCGCTCAAGCCGGGCGACGTCACCGTGGTGGCCCGCGCCGGCGCGACGAAGATCGGCCAGTGCCGCAAGCGGGTCGTCCGCAAGAAGTCGATCGGCTGCCGGTTCGCCCTGGACGGGGCGGCGGGCAAGCGGGTCGTCGTCACCGCGGCGCTCGACCCGGCCGTCGGGCGGCGCGCCGTCACCAGGCTCGCCCGCCGGATGATCGTCTAGTGGCCGGCGGGCGCGGGTGAGCGAGCCGGAGCCGCCGCCCCTCGTCACCGTGATCATGCCGATCCGGAACGAGGAGGCGTTCATCGCCCGCAGCCTGGGGGCGGTGCTCGCGCAGGACTATCCGGCCGAGCGGCTGCAGGTCCTCGTCGCCGACGGGATGTCGGACGACGGGACCCGCTCCGCCATCGCCCGCCTCGCCGAGGCCCACCCGGCGCACGAGGTCGAGATCGTCGACAACCCCGGGCGCGTCGTGCCGACGGGCTTCAACGCGGCCCTCGACCGCGCCCGGGGCGACGTGATCGTGCGGGTCGACGGCCACACGATCATCGAGCCCAACTACGTGGCCGAGTGCGTCGCCGCCCTCCGCGAGACCGGCGCCGACAACGTGGGCGGCCGCATGGACGCGGTCAGCGACGGGCCGGTCGGCCAGGCGATCGCGCTCGCCACCTCGTCGCCCTTCGGCGTCGGCGACTCGCAGTTCCACTACGCGAGCGGGCAGCGCTGGGTCGACTCGGTCTACATGGGGGCGTGGCCGCGCGAGGTGTTCGACCGGGTCGGCCGCTTCGACCCCGAGATGACCCGCAACCAGGACGACGAGTTCAACTACCGGCTGGGCGCGGCCGGCGGGCGCATCCTGCTCACCGACCGGATCCGCTCCCGCTACTACAACCGCAGCTCGCTGACGGCGCTGTTCCGGCAGTACCGCCAGTACGGCCACTGGAAGGTGCGCGTGCTGCAGAAGCACCCCCGCCAGATGAGCGCCCGCCAGTTCGTGCCGCCGCTGTTCGTGGCGGCCCTGGCCGGCGGGGCGGCCCTGGCGCCGTTCAGCCGGGTCGTGCGGCGCCTCTGGCTGGGCCTGGCGGGCGCGTACGGGCTCGCCAACCTCGCGGCGTCGGCCGCGATCGCCCGGCGCGCCGGCCTGCGCCACATGGCGCGGCTGCCGGTGGTCTTCGGCGCGCTGCACATCGGGTACGGCGCCGGGTTCCTCGGCGGGCTGGTGCGCTTCCGCGACCGCTGGCGGGGATAGGGCCCCAGGCCCCGCGCCGCCGCGGGTTCTGATCGGTTGCGGCACGACGCCCTTACGAAAGTCGAGTCGCCAAACCCCCCGTCCGACCCTCCCTCGTCACACGGGCCGGAGGACAGACTCCTCCCCGGTCCACCCGCACGATCTAAATGACGAACGGAGTGTCGAGAATGACGGTTCGAGACCACCTGGGACGGAGCCTGGCCGTGGGCGGGGCGCTCGCGGTGCTCGGTGTCGGCGCCATGACGATGACCGAGCGGGCCTTGGCTGTCGCTCCCGATCCCACCGCCGGCGCCACCGGCCAGGAGGCGACCTACGCCAGCCAGGGCGCGCAGAACAACAAGCCCGTCGGCCCGCTGGCCGGAACGGTCACCACCTCGACGATCACCGTCCCCGAGTCGGCGCAGTCCTACCTGCGCGACGTGGACCTGCGCACCTTCCTCAAGCACAGCGCCTCGGGCGACGTGCGCATCGAGCTGACCTCGCCGGCCCGCCCCGGGCAGGCGGCCCGCACCGTGACGCTGATCCCGGGGCAGAACGGGGCCCGCGGCACGAACGACGTCTTCGACGGCACGGTGTGGGACGACTCGTCCGACGTCCTCGCCAGCGACCTCGACTCGACGCTGCTTCCGCCGGAGGTGGCCCCGCAGGCGAGCCTCGCGCCCGAGGGGTCGCTCGGTGCGTTCGTCGGCATCGACCCGCGCGGCGTCTGGACGCTCCGCGTCACCGACACGCTCGACGCCGAGGGTGACCCGGCGGTGGACGGCGGCACGCTCCAGTCGTGGGAGCTCCGCCTCGCCACGCAGAACCCCGCGCCGGTCGTCGGCGCCGCGCAGACCTTCAACAGCGGCGGCGGCTCGGTGACCATCCCGAACGCGCCCGCGCCGGCCGTCACCAAGACGATCACGGTGAGCGGTCAGAAGAACTACCTGGCCGACCTCGACCTGGTCACCAACATCGTCCACGAGAACCCGGGCGAGCTCGAGATCCGGCTCTCGCACGGCGGCCGCACGGTCGTCATCTCGACGGGCTCGGACGGCCCGACCCAGTTCTACTCGAACCGCACCTTCGACGACTCCGCCTCGGTGCTCGTCGGTCGCGCGCCCGAGGGCACCCCGCTCTCGGCCTCGCTCATCCCCGAGGGCGCGCTCGCCGCCTTCCGCGGCATGGACCCGAACGGCGACTGGACGCTCTCGGTCAACGACACGGTCGGCACGCCGACCGGCACGCTCCACGGCTTCCAGCTCAAGATCGCCACGGCGGAGGGCCAGGCCGCCCAGCAGCCGGGCCCCGGCCCGGTCGCGCCCGGCCCGGTCGCGCCCGGCCCGGCCGTCCCGAACCCGCCGACGCCGCCCGTCGTGCAGCAGGTCAAGAAGGTCGGCGTCAAGCAGTTCGCGCTCTCGAAGAACGCGAAGAAGCGCACGCTGACCATGCGCGTCGGCTGGATCAACGGCTCGGGCCGCGTCACCTACACCGCCACGGTCAGCGCCAAGATCGGCAAGAAGACGGTCCGCACGACGGTCCGCGGGGCCGGCGCGGCGGGCGCGAAGAACGTCCGCAAGACGGTGAAGCTGCCGAAGGCCTGGAAGGGCAAGAAGGTCACGGTGCGCCTCGTCGTGAAGAACGGCTCGACGACGGTCGTCAAGACCAAGTCCATCCGGCGCTTCTGAGGCACGCGCCCGCGCGGGGGGTCCCGGGTTCCGCCGGAACCCCCCGCGCAGGCGATCGAGTGACGAACTTGGCGATTCGTCCTCCGCTCCACGTAAGCTGCCCCCTGCACGACCGCCGACTGGGCCGATCGGACCAGCCGGCCTTCCCCGTTCGGTCCACCTCGGAGGTCGACTCGATGACGCACGCTGTAGGCGGGAGGCTCCTCCAACGAGCGGTCCTCGCACTGCTCGCCCTCCTCGCCGCCGTGCTCGCGCTGCAGGTCACCACGGCGACGGCGGCACCCCAGACGCAGACGTACATCGGCGCGGACGACGGGCCGACGCCCGACATCTACCGCAGCGACATCGCCGACTACTTCAAGCCGGACGGCTCGCCGGCCGCCATGGTCGGGCAGGCCGGCACGCTCAACCTCGCGCTCGACGGCGAGCCGGTCGTCGCCTACTGCGTCGACGTGGACGCCGGGCTCAGCACGACGCCGGTCACCTCGGACGTGACCGAGGTGCCGCTCACGACCGTCGACGCCCGCGCAAAGCTCTACATCCTGCTCAACGCCACGCCGTCCGGCGCGCCGACGGCCGACAAGCAGCACCGGGCGGCCGTCGCGCAGGTGGCGATGTGGGTGCTCGAGGGCGAGCTCCGCGAGACGGACCCGACCTCGGACGCCGCGCTCAACGCGGACGTCGCGGCGCTGATCGCCACCGCCCGCGCCTGGGCGGCCACGCCCGGCACGCTGTCCCTGACCGTCGCCCCGCCGGCCGCGGGCGCCACGACGGCCACGGTCACGGTCACGGGCCGTCCCGGCTCGGTCGTCGCGCTCACGATCACGGCCGGCCAGGGCACCCTCTCGGCCGGGCAGCTCACGGTCGGCGCGGGCGGCTCGGCCACCGCGACCCTGACCTCGCCCGCGCCGGGCACGGTCACCGTCGGCGCCAGCACCACCGGCGACGGCCAGCTCTTCCGGATCAGCCCGAGCAACGCGAGCCAGGCGACGAACTACGCGCGCCCGACCGTCCTCACGGCCACGGCGCCGGTCACATTCGCCCCGGCGCAGGTCACCCCCGGCCCGGGCCCGGGCCCGGGCGTGACGCCGAGCGTGCCGGTCACCGGCCGTCCGGCGGGCCCGATCGCCCTGCGGATCAGCAAGACGGCCCCGACCACGCGGCGCGTGCTGCAGCTCGTCAGGTACCGCATCACCATCCGCAACACGACCCGCCGGGCCGCCACGGGCGTCGTCCTGCGTGACCGCATCCCGCGCGGCCTGACCTTCGTGCGGGCCAGCCGCAAGGTGCAGATCCGCGGCGGCGCGGTCGTCGTCCGGCTCGGCCGCCTGGCCCCGGGCGCGCGGCGCACGGTGACCATCTGGATGCGCGCGAGCGCCGGCGTGAAGGGCGCCCGCACCAACGTGGCGACCGTCCGCGGCACGAACGTCCGTCCGCGCTCCGCGCGCGCCGGCACCACGTTCCGTCCGCTGGCCGGCCGCGTCATCCCCGCGGTGACCGGCTGAGCTGACGCCGCCCCACCTGGCGTGACCGACGGGCGGATCGACCTCGATCCGCCCGTCGCCGTCGACGGGCCCCTCGCCTCCACCGAGCGGGGGAGGCACAGGGTGCCAATCGGCGGTTCGGGCGGTTAGAGTGGTGCGGTCGTGAGGCCACACCGCAGCCGACACCGCCTGCTCGCGTGCGCCGCCGTCGCGGCCGGCCTGGGCGTGTCGTCGGCCGGCGCCCAGGCCGCGCCGCCGCCGCCGACGGTCACCCCGTCGCCGGGTCCGTCGGCGAGCGCGACGCGCACCTTCACCTGGCCCGCCATGGCGCCGTCCGTCGCCGGCCCCGTCACCTACGAGGTCGCGGTCACGACGACCGCCGCCCAGCCGATCATGGGGCAATCCGTGAGCGGCACGTCGGCGCAGCTGTCGCTGCCCGAGGGCGACGCCTGGTTCCACGTCAGGTCGGTCGAGCCCGCCGCCGTGCCCTCGCACAGCGACTGGAGCACCTTCGGGCCGTACCGCACCGACCTGACCGACCCGGTCATCG harbors:
- a CDS encoding glycosyltransferase family 2 protein, producing MSEPEPPPLVTVIMPIRNEEAFIARSLGAVLAQDYPAERLQVLVADGMSDDGTRSAIARLAEAHPAHEVEIVDNPGRVVPTGFNAALDRARGDVIVRVDGHTIIEPNYVAECVAALRETGADNVGGRMDAVSDGPVGQAIALATSSPFGVGDSQFHYASGQRWVDSVYMGAWPREVFDRVGRFDPEMTRNQDDEFNYRLGAAGGRILLTDRIRSRYYNRSSLTALFRQYRQYGHWKVRVLQKHPRQMSARQFVPPLFVAALAGGAALAPFSRVVRRLWLGLAGAYGLANLAASAAIARRAGLRHMARLPVVFGALHIGYGAGFLGGLVRFRDRWRG
- a CDS encoding proprotein convertase P-domain-containing protein — encoded protein: MTVRDHLGRSLAVGGALAVLGVGAMTMTERALAVAPDPTAGATGQEATYASQGAQNNKPVGPLAGTVTTSTITVPESAQSYLRDVDLRTFLKHSASGDVRIELTSPARPGQAARTVTLIPGQNGARGTNDVFDGTVWDDSSDVLASDLDSTLLPPEVAPQASLAPEGSLGAFVGIDPRGVWTLRVTDTLDAEGDPAVDGGTLQSWELRLATQNPAPVVGAAQTFNSGGGSVTIPNAPAPAVTKTITVSGQKNYLADLDLVTNIVHENPGELEIRLSHGGRTVVISTGSDGPTQFYSNRTFDDSASVLVGRAPEGTPLSASLIPEGALAAFRGMDPNGDWTLSVNDTVGTPTGTLHGFQLKIATAEGQAAQQPGPGPVAPGPVAPGPAVPNPPTPPVVQQVKKVGVKQFALSKNAKKRTLTMRVGWINGSGRVTYTATVSAKIGKKTVRTTVRGAGAAGAKNVRKTVKLPKAWKGKKVTVRLVVKNGSTTVVKTKSIRRF
- a CDS encoding DUF11 domain-containing protein — translated: MTHAVGGRLLQRAVLALLALLAAVLALQVTTATAAPQTQTYIGADDGPTPDIYRSDIADYFKPDGSPAAMVGQAGTLNLALDGEPVVAYCVDVDAGLSTTPVTSDVTEVPLTTVDARAKLYILLNATPSGAPTADKQHRAAVAQVAMWVLEGELRETDPTSDAALNADVAALIATARAWAATPGTLSLTVAPPAAGATTATVTVTGRPGSVVALTITAGQGTLSAGQLTVGAGGSATATLTSPAPGTVTVGASTTGDGQLFRISPSNASQATNYARPTVLTATAPVTFAPAQVTPGPGPGPGVTPSVPVTGRPAGPIALRISKTAPTTRRVLQLVRYRITIRNTTRRAATGVVLRDRIPRGLTFVRASRKVQIRGGAVVVRLGRLAPGARRTVTIWMRASAGVKGARTNVATVRGTNVRPRSARAGTTFRPLAGRVIPAVTG